One genomic segment of Gammaproteobacteria bacterium includes these proteins:
- a CDS encoding TolC family protein yields the protein MKIRQALLALTVIAAASTAQGADLLTVYQQAQQNDATYLAAEQAYKAAEQNSPIARSALLPQVNLSASTTNDHTELK from the coding sequence ATGAAGATCCGACAAGCCCTGCTTGCCTTGACCGTTATCGCCGCCGCCAGCACGGCGCAGGGCGCCGACCTGCTAACGGTGTACCAGCAGGCGCAGCAGAACGACGCCACCTACCTGGCCGCCGAGCAGGCCTACAAGGCGGCCGAGCAGAACAGCCCCATCGCGCGCAGCGCCCTGCTGCCCCAGGTCAACCTGTCGGCCAGCACCACCAACGACCACACCGAGCTCAAGGA
- a CDS encoding protein-L-isoaspartate O-methyltransferase, translating to MNLEQARFNMVEQQVRPWDVLDNRVLDVLQALPREAFVPEAYRNVAYADMEIPLGHGESMMAPKIDGRILQALGIQPHELTLEIGTGSGFLTACMAKLAGEVHSVDIYEDFKYLAMKNLAEQGIQNTVLRTADAKDGWGLATRYDAIAVTASMPEYRPVFEPYLALNGRLFVVVGEAPVMTARLITRVGEHEFATTDLFETNLKAMIGLEQKPEFVF from the coding sequence TTGAACCTGGAGCAGGCCCGTTTCAACATGGTGGAGCAGCAGGTCCGCCCCTGGGACGTGCTGGATAACAGGGTGCTGGACGTCCTGCAGGCCCTGCCCCGTGAGGCCTTTGTCCCTGAGGCGTACCGCAACGTGGCCTACGCCGACATGGAGATTCCGCTGGGTCACGGCGAGTCCATGATGGCACCCAAGATCGACGGGCGCATCCTCCAGGCGCTGGGCATCCAGCCCCACGAGCTGACGCTCGAGATCGGCACCGGCAGCGGCTTTCTCACCGCCTGCATGGCCAAGCTGGCCGGCGAGGTCCACAGCGTGGACATCTACGAGGACTTCAAGTATCTGGCCATGAAGAACCTGGCCGAGCAGGGCATCCAGAATACGGTGCTGCGCACCGCCGACGCCAAAGACGGCTGGGGCCTGGCGACCCGCTACGACGCCATCGCCGTCACCGCCTCCATGCCCGAATACCGCCCCGTGTTCGAACCCTACCTGGCCCTGAACGGCCGCCTGTTCGTGGTGGTCGGCGAAGCGCCGGTCATGACCGCCCGCCTGATCACCCGCGTCGGCGAGCACGAATTCGCCACCACCGACCTGTTCGAGACCAATCTCAAGGCGATGATCGGCCTGGAGCAGAAACCCGAATTCGTCTTCTAG